A single Candidatus Hydrogenedentota bacterium DNA region contains:
- the nusG gene encoding transcription termination/antitermination factor NusG, giving the protein MKRRWYALHAHSGQEGSVKKMLLVGAQQAGQQHLVTNVLVPMEEVAEIRSGQKKISKRKFFPGYVLVQLPEHPERHPELWHMIRQIPGVTGFIGSRTVPVPLEDTEVREIVEEIRGERERPKPKVKFEHGERVKIIDGPFANFLGSIDEVNMERGTIKVLVEIFERLTSVEVEFWQVEHI; this is encoded by the coding sequence ATCAAGCGGCGCTGGTACGCCCTGCATGCGCATTCGGGCCAGGAAGGGAGCGTGAAGAAGATGCTCCTGGTGGGCGCGCAGCAGGCGGGGCAGCAGCACTTGGTGACGAACGTCCTGGTGCCGATGGAAGAAGTGGCGGAGATCCGGTCCGGCCAGAAGAAGATCTCGAAACGGAAGTTCTTCCCGGGTTATGTGCTCGTGCAATTGCCGGAGCACCCGGAGCGTCACCCCGAACTCTGGCATATGATCCGGCAGATCCCCGGGGTTACCGGTTTTATCGGTTCCCGGACGGTTCCCGTGCCGCTCGAGGACACGGAGGTGCGGGAAATCGTCGAGGAAATCCGCGGCGAGCGCGAGCGACCGAAGCCCAAGGTCAAGTTCGAGCACGGGGAACGGGTGAAGATTATCGACGGCCCGTTCGCGAACTTCTTGGGCAGTATTGACGAAGTGAACATGGAGCGCGGTACCATTAAGGTACTCGTGGAGATTTTCGAGCGCCTGACCAGCGTCGAAGTCGAGTTTTGGCAGGTCGAGCATATCTAG
- the secE gene encoding preprotein translocase subunit SecE: protein MIKRIRGFIEEVKTEMDKVTWPTKDDLKVSTQVTLILLGVVSGIIYVYDQVFQLLIIALLGLAS from the coding sequence TTGATCAAGAGAATCCGTGGTTTTATTGAAGAAGTGAAAACGGAAATGGACAAGGTAACCTGGCCGACCAAGGACGACCTGAAGGTATCCACCCAGGTTACGCTTATACTGCTCGGCGTGGTGTCCGGGATTATTTACGTGTATGACCAGGTGTTTCAGTTGCTCATCATAGCGTTGCTGGGCCTGGCCTCGTGA
- the rpmG gene encoding 50S ribosomal protein L33 — protein MREQVLLQCTECKRRNYTGTRDKRKKPDRLELKKYCKFDRKHTVHREVR, from the coding sequence ATGCGAGAGCAAGTACTGCTTCAATGTACGGAATGCAAGCGCCGGAATTACACGGGCACGCGCGACAAGCGCAAGAAACCGGACCGGCTCGAGCTGAAGAAATACTGCAAGTTTGATCGCAAGCACACGGTACACCGGGAAGTGCGCTGA